Sequence from the Cucumis sativus cultivar 9930 chromosome 1, Cucumber_9930_V3, whole genome shotgun sequence genome:
ttgtGATGAACAATATAACTTGAAGAATTAGCTTTCCTGTGCATAACACATTGCTACTACATTCCATGCTCACATGATCTCAGTTGGTACATTAGCGTAAATTTTGGAGGATGTATGTGGTAGATTAATTTCTAGATCGTTATATGTTACTGACTTTGAAGGTATCTACTTGCGTTGTCCAGATTCAATCTATCATCTGTGATAAGATTGCTGTATTAGTTgttaataatcataaaaacatGTGGAGAAAACTGTTTATATCATTTGAGTCATATTGTCGGGGGTGCTGGGGGCACAAATATACGTCTTTTGCAGTATCTCTTCATTTCATTCATCTTTGATTCCAAATGGGTCGTTCTCATTCATGTGCACTTGTATGAACACATTTTGGTGAGGTTTAAATGAATCTGGTTAGTTTACAGGGTTTATGAGCACATACAACACACATTGCACTGCATGTCTAGCAATGTAAAAACACCCCAAAGTTGAGGAAACAATTGATTCAACTATAGCTAAGAAACTTAGCAccatttttaagtttttaaccTTTTGCCTTTGATTTTTAGGTTACAGTGGAGTATCTTGACCGTCTATTCAAAGATTTTGGAAATGGAGATGATGGGAAGAATCAAGACATGGTTGAATTATCTCTTAATGACCAGAGTTCCAGCTCTCAAAAATCCTCGAAACCTTCTGACTTTCAAGCACTCTTTGGTGGGAATAATGAGGATCTCTTTATGATCGGTATCAAGTTCACCAGGTGCATTAtagttcttttaatttttttttttcggcAGAGAAGTCTCATTAGTGTCTAATATGGTAGTTTCAtgaattgtttattttacatCTGATCTGAAATTGCAATGGGTTTTTAAGCTCTTTTCTTACAATTGATTTTatgtttatcatttatttttatttttttgctcGTGGCTAAGGTATAGTTTTTTTCCCCAAAAAGTAAtttgtagttttcttttccacaAAAAGCAAATGTCCGCAGCATTGATATGCTTTaaccatctttcttcttcttcttcttcttcttcttcttcttcttctttttttatactatttGTAAGTTctgtgttttttgtttttgaattgcTCCTTCggtttttgttgttattattattattttttttaaaataagtaaattggttttttgatatttttttcatccaGTCGAAGTAACTTTTTTCCAACTTATTTGTAcctttactattattattattatttttgtaggAAGAGCATTAAGTTGTTCAGTGATTTCTATTCATCGGACATCATTGTTGCTTCTCCCCTTGGTCTGATAACCGTgagttcttttctttgttaactTTGAGAAGACTTTCTTCATCcctataatttatatttccaTTACATGTGAGGCGATATTCTCGTACTTTGATTATTTGTAGTATtaagaattttcaaatgttttcaaTAATGGTATTCTGGCTCATAATACAAGATTCTGCTgtgtttcaaatattttcagtGAAAATGGACCACACCAATTATGCTCTTGTCAATAATGTAGTAGTCAATGAGCCATTTAGTATGGTTGGTTGATACATTTACTTAAGGTGTGGTTGAATATATTTTGGCATCTTCTATAAAGTTGTAAATGCATAATTTACTTATGGCCGGATGggatcttttcattttttatgcaACCCAAGTATTCTCAAGGAGTAATATTCCAGGAATCAATCTTGTGCatgttttattaattgttaattattgtttcatACAAGAGGGAAATAACCTATTTATTGAGTTTTATTACAAGTAGGGGTAAAAGGGGAATTTAGCTAGAATATTAATCCATTACTCAATTAACCACGTTCTTCTTAATCTTGcatcaatttcaaaactattcgGATTTTATTCTGCCAAGGCATTTTCCTGTAGCTTAGTAAGTTTCTTTCCTTAATTCTTCGAATTTCTAGGCACATAATTCCTGTCTAGTCTAAGTTGTATGATAATAGGTCGATGGGTGAGTGATCCTTTATCATGCCATTGCAACTTGGAAGACTGTTGTACGAATTTTAGCTGGAAACAATTTTGGGTTCCATATGAAGGTTTTGGAGATTTAATGTGGTTTCGTGCCTgctgaaattttatttttcagtgTAATGATGCTATTATCCTGTTCGgtattcaataaattttacttttaaattagtttgtaATCAAGAAAtcggttttgtttttttgtttctcaaggttcaattttctttttgttcgtTTGTACAGATATTgcaatgttttttttcatgGATATGATAtgcatttcttgttttttttttaatcatagcACTAGACTTAATTTCTGATAGATATTTATTGTTGGTTGGTACATTTGCATGTTTTAACTCAATGTGCAATGAAAACATTTTATGTCAGAAACTTGGGGAAATAGAGAAGAACAAGGAGAAAGATGTCGATTATCTTTCTTCCATTGAGGTATTATTTCTGTGCTATAAGTGTTTTCTTGTGTAGCTTGTTTTTTACTGTATTGTCGCTTATACGAAGATTATGGTTCATATGAACAGGTTCTAATCATTGATCATGCAGATATTATAGCAATGcaggtatttttcttttcttcaaaattagaGACTTTGTATATAGGTTTTATGCTACGTAATAACCTGGAGCTCTCTCTAATGATACTAGAACTGGTCCCATGTGAATACTGTTATTGAACACATGAATAAGATACCATCGAAGCAGCATGGAACTGATGTGATGCGGATAAGGCAGTGGTATGTTTCGGACTATCTTTGTTCAGATATATATTCCCTTGTCTTAGGGAAAACTATACTCCCGTCaataacattttcatttgtcaGATATAGTGGGTTTGGGTTATGTTGAAAGCTCAAGGGTAATTGAGATTTACTTTGccctaaatttttattattttaattaggctcgtgttgcctataaatatttttcctctCCTCTTTAcctttattatcataaaaaactAATAAGAAACATCTATACCGTGGTTTTTCTCTTTGTACTAGAGGTGGTAGAGTTTCCACGTAGACCTTGTgttctttcttcatctctaTTTTCTGATattatcttcttttctcttttctctacCATTTTTGTAAAGTTGTTTTCcacaatttacattttattccAATTGTCATTTATAACTTTGAGGGTtgctttgaaaattaaaagaaatactgtagttttcatttttgcttGGTCTATTATAGTGTCTAGTGTTAGATAGTGGCTTACTTAACTTACTGCTTACCTTTTGGGttcatttgtaatttaatatgGATTCAAAGTAGGAAGTCTTGTGTTGGAGCACTTGTAGTGTCACTTTCTCTCCATCTAAGATTAATTTCTACTTGTTGAGCCTTCTACAAATGTCCAAACTCACAAGTGGGCGAGCATTAAAGTATTgatatgattaaatttatttttacccATCAGGTCAAGCTTTTGGATTCTCTAGGGAAACCTTAATCTACAAACTATTCCAAAACAATATACTTTACCATCCCAAAGGGATTGCATGTTAATTTACCAATAAATCCCATCCATGTAGTTTTAAGATTCCTTGGATAGGGTTCCAGGTTTTCCGTCCACCCATCACATTATTATACTCAACCtgatttaattagttataCATGGTTTAAAACTTTAGCCCATCATCTGAATGTATAAAAATCTCTTTTATGTTGTAGGTATCTTGATGGACATGCGAGGTTCTATAGGCAGTCAGTAGTTTTGGGTTTCCACTCAAACCCAGGTAAGGTGTCTACATGTTTCTATACAATCTAATCTATGTAGCTCAATTTCTTGAGTGTCCCAATAATTTTGGGGTTTTAAGCAATTTTCTAAACCAATTTAATGCTTTGTGAGTGAGATAATTCTCTTGTTGggtccaaaacaaaattcctTTATTATGTGTAAAAAGAGGATTGATTTTGGCCAATGCAGACCAATATGGCTtaacaaaattgcaaaagtggGATCTTTGATTAGATATCACTTGAGCAAGAGGGTTCTCCCATGTAAATTGTTGAACCACGTATAAACAATTCTCTTTAAACCGTACTAGGTGTAACTTGTGTGAATCATGATGACCCATGTTCTCCCAAAAGGATGTCTTTTGTGAAAGACAACTTTAGAGTCATcaacaacaatattttgtGTGAATCATGATGATTACTCCcctattaataataagatttttttttgtttacttcaTGGACAATTGTGATCAGGGAAGTGGTCGCCCATATAATAAAAACGCACACAAAATTACCCTATTTTATCTATATGGttgtaaaaaatttcattttgtttagttttaacggttgtttatcaattaattCACATGTGTAGGAAATATATCAGAATtaacaattacaaatttgtCAAAAGATGATaggtaagaaaaaaatagcaacACAAATaagtaagaaataaaaaggaatttaagaaacaaaaattaatgtattGGATGATGGTATATGCAAATACAATTGCCTTACAGTACCACATCTAATTGTTCAATTACCCCAATATGGCATTTaaatttttccctttttatgaattattggtttatttaagggaaattaaaaattttctgaTGTTCAGATTTGATGAATGGAGTATTGATACAGCATTGATTCTTTTATCACACTCACACTCATACTCATTGTAATTGTGATGAAGTATTTTAACTCTTTCCATACGGTTTTTTGCCAGATATAAATGGGTTCTTCGTTCGCTACTGCAACAACTTTGAAGGAAAGGTGcatcctttttctttgttacaTTATTGTATCACAGAAACTTCACGTCTCTCTCTAATCGATTTTTTCGTCTTAATTCTTCTTTGATTTCATGGATACTGGATAGTTTTTGGAGTGTTACaataattatacaaataaaattgtggAGTCAAATACTATTTTCAATGCCTAATCTGAATtgcattttgaaattttgctgAAAATTTGATGCTTGTGCATGCTAGTAAATGCATGCTATCCCATTACCTAGGTGTCATTTGCCTTGTTATACTTGGACTCTTTgagcttttattttctcttttcttttctttagaatttctttccttcctaCTTTATGAAGATACATTGGTTAAGCATGCCAGTTTCCTGCTTGACCTGTTGTTCTTATAagcttttcttcattttcattttattttaattttctccttcacattgaaaataaatattttcttaaatagttgtttggaaaatgaatcataaaaataatcaGGCATCCTATAGGCATTAGATTAGACTTGAAAATTGTACAAGATACAATAATAGTATACAAAAATCTCCTTTCTATCATGTCACAGTTATCTATGCTTTATCACTTTCTTTTCTACCTTGTAACTTGGCTTGGCTTCATAGAATCACTGTAAAATTGGCCCTTTTTTTACCTATTACTTCCTGTCAAAATTAGCTAGCTGGAGAGGGCATTAATTTCTTAAGGCGAGCCAAGAGATCTTTTGTTTTACTGATTCTCTTTGAGTTTGAATGGATTCGTCTCTTTTTACCATATATCCTCAATGTTCAATGTGACATTTGGTAGGTGAAGTTGTTATGTGAGTACAAAGGCGTTCTTCCAAAAGTTGTGCTCCAAGTCCGTCAGGTTTGTATACTTCCTTATGACTTCTCTTTTCTGATGTTAATTTTCaagtgaaatatttttttgaatagAATCTATGAAATAATACAGAGTGGATTCCTACAAAAGCACCttaaaagttgtttaaaattttgatatgtaCCTAAAGATCATGAAAATTGATGTTCATGAAGTGCATCTCGAGTACTTTCCTTGTATGTATGCATTTGATTCAGGTGTACGAGAGATTTGATTCAGACTCTATAGCTGATGTTGATGATGCTCGTCTTGAGTATTTCTCCAAGAAGGTTAGTTTCTTGTATTTTTGGGAGAAATTTAGGAGAAACGAGATTAAATATCTTTAATATTGAATActaatctaattatttaaaggGTTTCTTCTTCAGGTGTTTCCAAAGATAAACGAGTCTAGTCAGGTAACAATGTTTTACTAATGATGATGATATCTTAGATGTTAGATGTTGGAAGATAGTCTACTTGTGAGATTGTCGAAGCCTTATgtgtatacttttttttgctttatctTACCCGTGGAATTTGGCACTTCAGGGTGGAGTCATGCTCTTCATTAGTTCTTACTTTGAGTTTGTCCGAGTTCGAAACTTTTTGAAGGCACAGAACGCTTCATTCTGTCTCCTTGGGGAGTAAGAAACCAACGTTTTACTTCTAAATTGATgcatagtttttaaaaattaatttttactttttgctaCATCAATAATTGCTAGTTTTGTCATGCATAACGATCTAGTTTTATTCTTTAGGTATACAAAGCAAAGTGATATCTCAAGAGCACGAAATTGGTTTTTTGAGGGAAAGCGGAAGATCATGTTATACACAGAGAGAGCTCATTTTTATCACAGATATAAGGTTATCTTTTAAAGGCTGTGTACATTTCTTAAAAGCTCAAATTCTACTGCATTAGTGTATATTTGTTATCTGCCACTGAGAATTATTCGTGTGTATCTGTTTTATGTGTTTCAAAAGAACTAACTTCCATTTACCAcaatgaaagaatataaaagaaagaccAACTGtctaaaaagagagaagagaagaaaagaaagactaGGAGATGAGATATAGCCACTCTAAACCACTGGGATGAAAAAGGTTCCTCTTGTTCGCTGTGATCCTATAGAATTATAATTAGTACAGAAGGAAGACTCTTTAAAGATTACATTAAGAATTACTTAAAATTATCTCCATACATCCTCTAAATCCCTCCATTTGAATTAAAACTTTCGAATCACAACTGTTAGCCCACAATAATTGAACTTTAAGCTCACTTAACTTTAGATTTAAAGGGAAGCCGACATAGAGGTTGCTTTAATCAGTTCAAATAATCTCTTGGGAAGGGAAACTAAATTCATTAATAATTGTCCCAAAATCTCATAGTTGAATGGTATGGAAAGAAGAGATAGTTTTAGTTCTGTTTATTTTTGCTCAATAAACACAGAAGTATATGgagaattttgtgttttatcttttacctgatttaatttgttacattaattattgatttttgtagTTTCCATTACTTGTGGTGTGGTCCTTGGTAATACAAATTGTTATCATTAACCATGCTATTTTCCTCTTGCTAGATTCGTGGCATACAAAACTTAATAATGTATTCCCCTCCAGAGAGGAAAGAGTTTTACCCTGAGGTAAACACGATAATAGTCTACtgaactaatttattaatattctGTTCCACCATATCTTTGAGTTCATTATGACATTCCCAACCAATTCTTCAGATTGTAAATATGCTTGATGAATCCCAGAGTATGACGTGCAGAGTTctattttctccttttgatCAACTCCCGGTAAGTGTTGCTGTGCTGTTGTATCAGAACTTGTTTGAGGTTTATATTAAGAActcttttagaaataaaagatgtttctgtttctgtttAAGTTGCATTGCCATCTTGATGTGCTATTATACATTATGTTAATGCTGTTAATTGCAATGAGACCcctgtttcttttattttattagttttaaattttacacaAGAACAAATCATTATAGTTGGTGGTTACAATATGTTTGGAGTGCGACTATTTTAGTCCAAGTTACGAATTAGAAGAGAAAGGTgacaaaatagtaaatagtCTTAAAAAATGGAGTGGACTTTGTTCAGATGTTGGTCGATGATAGATGCATTGACCAATTGGGCAAATGCTAAGATTCATAATTTGCTATTCTAGACTAACTTGTTATCTATTTTATGTTAGCTGGAGAGAATTGTTGGAACTGTGCCAGCAAAAAAGATGACAACATCAGAGAAAAAGGTTTTCATATTTTGCTGAACTCCATTTTTAGCTGCCATCAAGCTTGCTGAAGGACAGGAATAACCCATGTGATGATCTCGATGCAAAAGTAAAGATGCTTTGTTCCTCAACTTCAGACTCTCTTTATGCCTTACGGTGAAGAGTCAGTTTTGATTATGCGTCGGCCTTCAATTTTTGCTTTACGTtactgatttttttcttcatcttgaTCTTTGgtatttaattgttttgattGTTATTTATAGGTAGTATGTGTTCAAGATTTTCTTTATGTTCATTGTAGAAATTGAGGAAGACTATGATTCCAATTAACTGAATCATATTTTGTAACAACTAATATTTAGAAGTAATATTCTAAtgagcaatttttttttttaaaaagataatagaGATTTTCGTAGTTCACTAACAATGTGTTAGTTATGTCTATCGATACAGAGATTTAATACTTAATCATTCAAACGTCAGATATCGTATTCATGTCTTGTTAAcactttttgtatttcatctgtcatatatatttaaattattaattatttttaatatgaatatattttaaaaagtaaactCTCCCCAACAATGAGACCTACAACATAGGTTACTAaggtaatattttttatatctggatgtcaaaaataataagtaCTATGATAAATTTGCATGGAGAAATTCCAACCTTTTACGCCAATATACcataaaagtaagaaaatcttcaatttttttaatcaaacaaTCTCAGACAATGAAAtccaaaactatatttttattagattaactttatatcttattattttttatataaaattatcgaaattataaagttgtatttaatatttgattatcTTAAAAggttttattagtttttaaccctttttaaaagtttatgtCAACTAAAAACTAccatataacaaatataatttaaaaagaatcttacaaattatttagaaCTATATGTAAATGTTTTGGATGGTGTAAGTTTATTGGGCTGGCCCGAAGGGCTGATCCAAATATGACCCAAACGGGTTGACCATTCTACCATTCTTCTCAATTTGCTTTTTTATAGTCTTAAAATCTTTTCGATATCGGTcttctcatttaaaaaaaaatatgtagatCGAATcgaagaagaatgaaagtaGAAAGCATAGTGATCAATTCATAGTAAAAGATCACAATTCCTACGTTTTCAAATGAGTAAAGAGGTTGTTTAAATGGTTAATTAGttctataaaattattaaaactaaaaatgttaaagaagtaaaaatgaaaaaagaaataaataaataataatattagagaaaataagccttttcctttttacttttttttgttcactGAAGAACACAGAAATCTCCTTCGTCTTCATCGGCTCTCCTAAAACCCTTCCACCTAAACTAAACCTTATTTCACAAAACTTCCAAATATTCTCAATTTGTGAAGCAAATGAGTGGGAGAGCAGAAGAAGGGTTAACTCTTGTTGTCAGGAAGCCATGTTTCAATTTGCCCACTGGATGCCCAGATTCCTTGCCGGTTTACATCTATCTAAGACTGGCCAATCTTCATTTCCATTTGGATTTCAATCTCATCTACCCTGAATCTGGTAATCTCTCATGTCTTTCCTTTaattccttccttccttctttctttcttctacttACTTGCACTCCCAATTTTATGCTTCCAGTTGCTTCCATTGGGTTTTGATTCTAGTTGCTTTTCTCTACTTACTTGTTTGAGACTAGGGTTTAgattatttttccatttcctccTAATTAACAACTATGCCCATctgtttttaacttttcttttggcAGATATAATTCCTTATGTTGAAACTGGTAACTATGTGGCGTACAATAATGAAAAGGGTGGGGTTATTGAGTGTTTAAGACAGGATGGCATTGTTGATCTTGATTCCGAGTTTCTCTCGCTTCCGGAATGGGTATCTGCGAAATCTATGGTTAGCTCGTGGCTTGCAGATGCAGTAATGTACGAGCTTTGGTTGGGAACTGATGGTGCTTCTGCTTCAAAGGTGTATTATTCTGATCTTCCATGGCCAATTGGAAAAGTTTTGTTCTTAAAGAAACTTTACTCTGTGAAGCTTCAACTTGGgattaacaaagaaaatgctGAGCGAAGAGAAGAGCAGGTTTTGTAACTCTGTTATTCATAATCGATCTTCTTTTCCTTAGTCATTGGtcaattaattcaaattattggGTTATACTGACAGATATATAGAAATGCTAATCTTGCTTACGGAGCTTTGTCAACTAGGTTAGGAGAgcaaaactttttatttgagaaCAGGTGAATCTCTCTGGCTCTGTAAGTCTTGTTGTAGATTGTATACTTATTTAACCATCCTAATAATTTGATGATGCATCACTTTGTCACATTGCAGGCCATCTAGTTTAGATGCACTTGTTTTAGGACATCTACTATTCACTCTTCAAGTACTACCTGtgagttattttcaaatttattctttGGTTGTAGTAATTTGAaacttcttattattttcaaatgttaacTTTTCAGTTATGGTTGCTCCCTTaacttatgaaaaatatacgtccttagaaaatttgtttttcgttagtcatatggttttttttccaTGTAACTTACATCCGTaccttgattttgattttgatttttattccCATCTATACATGGATGTTGATCGCATATCTTGCCATTCAGTTATTGGTATTTTAGTGTATACATGTATGTTGTGTATACATGTATACATGTATTTTAGTGTATACATGTATGTGCTACTAAGAGGAATGAACATTGTGAGTTTTAGAGAAATGAGCGTATTGTGAAGTTATACAACGTATAATATGTTTATTAATCATGAAGTGATTTCTTATAGTTATGGTAGCAAAagttttctttcctcttcaaTCGTGTCTTtcactaattaattttcttatccATAGAAAAACAACTACGACAATTTCTTACCGCAACAGTCTTTgcttttatcttattaaaatatatcatttattgGACTTGATCTTTGTTTGATAGactgctttctttctttcttctcaattGAAATGTAGTTCACTTTCGACCTTGTTGCTGTTTAGGAAACTTCAGTGCTCCGAAGTAAACTTTTAGAGCATAGTAATCTTGTACGATATGCTGAGAAATATATGACAGAGCTTGTAGAAGTTGGTACATCATCATCACCACTACCTTCTTCCTCACGTTCCAGTACAGGAGCTTCATCATCAACACCAAGAAGGGGTCCTTATAATTGGAGTAAGATGTCTTgactatttgttatatttttatagcCGTAATTAAATGCTTCTATCTTGATGAAATTAGTTTATTGGGACCATGATCTGAAATTGCTTGTAGTCCTTAACTCCTcatttcttaattcaattttgtagttcttgttcttctttgcATCGAAGTTAACTTTAAACGTATTTGGTATTGTACTTATGTTCATCATCTCAGGTGTTGTTTCTAGTGTTGCTATCACCCTTCTCTGTCTTCTTTTGTGGCGAGAATTGTAATGTGGAATGATAAAGATAGCTACATACATTTTCCAAACccttttttccctctttttaaaatgacatCTCACCGAGCACATTATTCTGATTCACTAATCTAGACCTACATCAGCTTATAGTCCTGTACTCTTCTCTTATAGAACTTATTGAATGGAAACTATACTAATATTAATCATGTTGTCATCTTGAGATGACTTTAATGTGCATGTTTTCCAGTAGTTAATTCACCCTTGCTCAACTTGTTTCTTTGTATTCTGAACgttagtctcttttcattacTTTAATGAAAAGTATAGTTTCtgtttca
This genomic interval carries:
- the LOC101210941 gene encoding U3 small nucleolar RNA-associated protein 25 isoform X2; the encoded protein is MVKQLVRKRVSEAEELEVFTEQSNYENLLMQLQSRHKDVAASCMKRQRQEEGKSDTEDDEDNCSESSSALEEEEEEEEEEEEVTDDESRRSPSSGNSMYEPVLNVETEDDADSSDTDQENELEFGSHSGPSTSDITSSFNKHMEHKLSEGEVENFLKMKWKYTWAVPAVGMPNCKWSGTGECFLKELDMKPSSYDLKLRLYEHWLDTYKSSRGTDFHSSRQRFFFSLCNSYRDILYCNKKPFYLKGLEEDSSIMDSYIMHSLNHVFKARDLIAKNDSKVAKHQDCAEILSGEKFLDHGFTRPKVLILLPLASIAFRVIKRLVHLTPSANKVTVEYLDRLFKDFGNGDDGKNQDMVELSLNDQSSSSQKSSKPSDFQALFGGNNEDLFMIGIKFTRKSIKLFSDFYSSDIIVASPLGLITKLGEIEKNKEKDVDYLSSIEVLIIDHADIIAMQNWSHVNTVIEHMNKIPSKQHGTDVMRIRQWYLDGHARFYRQSVVLGFHSNPDINGFFVRYCNNFEGKVKLLCEYKGVLPKVVLQVRQVYERFDSDSIADVDDARLEYFSKKVFPKINESSQGGVMLFISSYFEFVRVRNFLKAQNASFCLLGEYTKQSDISRARNWFFEGKRKIMLYTERAHFYHRYKIRGIQNLIMYSPPERKEFYPEIVNMLDESQSMTCRVLFSPFDQLPLERIVGTVPAKKMTTSEKKVFIFC
- the LOC101210941 gene encoding U3 small nucleolar RNA-associated protein 25 isoform X1 — protein: MVKQLVRKREVSEAEELEVFTEQSNYENLLMQLQSRHKDVAASCMKRQRQEEGKSDTEDDEDNCSESSSALEEEEEEEEEEEEVTDDESRRSPSSGNSMYEPVLNVETEDDADSSDTDQENELEFGSHSGPSTSDITSSFNKHMEHKLSEGEVENFLKMKWKYTWAVPAVGMPNCKWSGTGECFLKELDMKPSSYDLKLRLYEHWLDTYKSSRGTDFHSSRQRFFFSLCNSYRDILYCNKKPFYLKGLEEDSSIMDSYIMHSLNHVFKARDLIAKNDSKVAKHQDCAEILSGEKFLDHGFTRPKVLILLPLASIAFRVIKRLVHLTPSANKVTVEYLDRLFKDFGNGDDGKNQDMVELSLNDQSSSSQKSSKPSDFQALFGGNNEDLFMIGIKFTRKSIKLFSDFYSSDIIVASPLGLITKLGEIEKNKEKDVDYLSSIEVLIIDHADIIAMQNWSHVNTVIEHMNKIPSKQHGTDVMRIRQWYLDGHARFYRQSVVLGFHSNPDINGFFVRYCNNFEGKVKLLCEYKGVLPKVVLQVRQVYERFDSDSIADVDDARLEYFSKKVFPKINESSQGGVMLFISSYFEFVRVRNFLKAQNASFCLLGEYTKQSDISRARNWFFEGKRKIMLYTERAHFYHRYKIRGIQNLIMYSPPERKEFYPEIVNMLDESQSMTCRVLFSPFDQLPLERIVGTVPAKKMTTSEKKVFIFC
- the LOC101222493 gene encoding mitochondrial outer membrane import complex protein METAXIN — encoded protein: MSGRAEEGLTLVVRKPCFNLPTGCPDSLPVYIYLRLANLHFHLDFNLIYPESDIIPYVETGNYVAYNNEKGGVIECLRQDGIVDLDSEFLSLPEWVSAKSMVSSWLADAVMYELWLGTDGASASKVYYSDLPWPIGKVLFLKKLYSVKLQLGINKENAERREEQIYRNANLAYGALSTRLGEQNFLFENRPSSLDALVLGHLLFTLQVLPETSVLRSKLLEHSNLVRYAEKYMTELVEVGTSSSPLPSSSRSSTGASSSTPRRGPYNWSSKPKPNPKREKTNEEKTFKRRGKYFVGAQLVAVLLFLTLMGRGDDGEVELDDDDEGYDYSE